The following coding sequences are from one Candidatus Neomarinimicrobiota bacterium window:
- a CDS encoding YkgJ family cysteine cluster protein — protein MMNFVINDKDAIGIIPSMGKDSPKPRFYADGLNFECTGCGACCKLGGGFVYPSLEDVGFAAKHLGLSVKTFSDTYMEMHKDQYVFKNDGDNCIFYGEKGCTIYDARPSQCRTYPFWKANLKSSYRWKITCEECEGIGKGKLYRF, from the coding sequence ATGATGAATTTTGTAATTAATGATAAAGATGCAATTGGTATTATTCCAAGCATGGGCAAGGATTCACCTAAACCACGGTTTTATGCTGATGGACTTAATTTTGAGTGCACTGGATGTGGAGCCTGCTGCAAACTGGGAGGTGGCTTTGTTTACCCCAGTCTTGAGGATGTGGGTTTTGCTGCCAAACATCTCGGGTTAAGCGTCAAAACCTTTTCTGATACCTATATGGAAATGCATAAAGACCAGTATGTCTTCAAGAATGATGGAGACAATTGCATCTTTTATGGTGAAAAGGGCTGTACCATCTATGACGCCAGACCCAGTCAATGCCGCACGTACCCTTTCTGGAAAGCCAACTTAAAATCCTCCTATCGTTGGAAGATCACCTGTGAGGAATGTGAGGGAATCGGTAAAGGAAAGCTGTATCGTTTTG
- a CDS encoding site-2 protease family protein — protein MDLYTLLLAVPAILIALTFHEFAHAYVAFRLGDPTAKYMGRLTLNPLAHLDPMGTIMIFLIHFGWAKPVPVDPRYLGNPKRDMMWISVAGPAMNMALALASGILIRIFLAAGFGHGQPGDITRIIFQMLYFSLYINLALAFFNLLPIPPLDGSKILAGILPNRYANTLYMIETKGPMILFGIIMFGWVTGFHVLGMVIGPFINFFSGVFAGV, from the coding sequence ATGGATCTATATACACTTCTTCTCGCTGTCCCGGCCATTCTTATTGCCCTGACTTTTCATGAATTTGCCCACGCTTATGTGGCTTTTCGTCTCGGAGACCCAACTGCCAAATATATGGGTCGGCTGACCCTCAATCCACTGGCCCATCTAGACCCCATGGGCACTATCATGATCTTTTTGATCCACTTCGGTTGGGCGAAACCAGTACCGGTCGATCCGCGTTATTTAGGAAATCCAAAACGCGATATGATGTGGATCTCAGTCGCTGGTCCTGCCATGAATATGGCTCTGGCCCTGGCTTCCGGGATCTTGATCAGGATATTTTTAGCGGCCGGTTTTGGTCATGGACAACCAGGGGATATTACCCGTATCATTTTTCAGATGCTCTATTTTTCACTTTACATCAATCTGGCACTGGCCTTCTTCAACTTGCTACCTATTCCGCCTCTGGATGGATCCAAGATCCTGGCCGGCATTCTGCCCAATCGCTATGCAAACACCTTATATATGATCGAAACCAAAGGTCCAATGATCCTATTTGGGATCATCATGTTTGGTTGGGTCACTGGTTTCCATGTGCTGGGTATGGTTATTGGCCCCTTTATCAACTTCTTTTCAGGTGTATTTGCTGGTGTCTGA
- the ftcD gene encoding glutamate formimidoyltransferase — protein MQKIVECVPNFSEGRDLAVIEQITTAIKDVEGITMLDVDPGADTNRTVVTFVGAPDDVIEAAFQGIKRASEVIDMTQHFGAHARMGATDVCPFIPVSDMTMEDCAELSHILGKRVGEELNIPVYLYEYSATTPDRQNLAVIRAGEYEGLADKLKDPHWKPDYGQAEFNARSGATVMGARKFLIAYNVNLNTRDQKKATDIALEIREAGRNARDPKTRKFIRDENGTPIKRPGTLKAVKAVGWYIDEYKMAQISMNLVDLEVTPFHIAFDEVVTEATKRGLRVSGSELVGLIPLNAMLDAGCYYLRKQNSSTAVSHAEIIRIAIQSMGLNEIAPFNPQERIIEYQLGSKTEQKLVDMGVTEFVDELASDSPAPGGGSVSALGSALAAGLTNMVGVLTYHKKGYREHWDEIEELSNAAQTLKDTMLYLIDEDTASFNQVMAAMRLPKKSAEQKIIRDEAIQKATVYSAQIPLRVMQESLEIMKLAARMAEIGNQNSLSDAGVAVLQARAGLEGAAMNVLINIPGIDDQSVVTDLGKQVADLRSDAKKISEKALSAMNTKLLTPSS, from the coding sequence ATGCAAAAGATTGTAGAATGTGTACCAAATTTTAGCGAAGGACGCGACCTGGCTGTTATCGAACAGATCACCACAGCCATCAAAGATGTCGAAGGCATTACTATGCTGGATGTGGACCCCGGAGCTGATACCAACCGGACCGTCGTAACCTTTGTGGGTGCACCAGATGATGTTATTGAAGCTGCCTTCCAGGGAATCAAACGAGCCTCGGAAGTAATCGATATGACCCAGCATTTTGGAGCACACGCCCGGATGGGAGCCACGGATGTGTGTCCCTTTATTCCAGTAAGCGACATGACCATGGAGGACTGTGCTGAGCTTTCTCACATCCTTGGAAAACGAGTGGGTGAAGAACTAAACATCCCGGTCTATCTATACGAGTACTCAGCCACAACTCCTGATCGTCAAAACCTGGCGGTTATTCGGGCTGGTGAGTATGAAGGTTTGGCAGACAAATTGAAAGATCCCCACTGGAAACCTGATTATGGTCAGGCAGAATTCAACGCCCGCTCGGGTGCAACAGTCATGGGAGCCCGTAAATTCCTGATTGCTTATAATGTGAATCTGAATACCAGGGATCAGAAGAAAGCCACGGATATTGCCCTTGAGATCAGAGAAGCCGGCCGGAATGCCCGGGATCCCAAAACTCGGAAATTCATCCGCGATGAAAATGGAACACCCATCAAACGTCCCGGAACCCTCAAAGCCGTAAAAGCTGTGGGCTGGTATATTGATGAATACAAAATGGCTCAGATATCCATGAACCTGGTGGATTTGGAAGTGACCCCCTTTCATATCGCTTTTGATGAGGTCGTGACTGAAGCTACCAAGCGTGGTTTACGCGTATCCGGCAGTGAATTAGTCGGGCTTATCCCTTTAAACGCCATGCTGGATGCTGGTTGTTATTATCTAAGAAAACAAAATTCAAGCACAGCCGTATCACACGCTGAGATCATTCGAATTGCCATTCAGAGTATGGGTTTGAATGAGATAGCTCCCTTTAACCCGCAAGAGCGGATCATTGAGTATCAATTGGGCTCCAAGACCGAGCAGAAGTTGGTCGACATGGGTGTCACAGAATTTGTAGATGAACTGGCTTCTGATTCACCTGCACCAGGTGGAGGCTCGGTTTCAGCTCTAGGCTCGGCTTTGGCAGCTGGATTAACCAACATGGTAGGTGTTTTGACTTATCACAAAAAAGGTTACCGGGAACATTGGGATGAGATCGAGGAACTGAGCAATGCAGCACAAACGCTGAAGGATACAATGCTCTATCTGATTGATGAGGATACAGCCTCCTTCAATCAGGTAATGGCTGCTATGCGCTTACCTAAAAAGAGTGCTGAGCAAAAGATCATTCGTGATGAAGCGATCCAGAAAGCCACTGTTTATTCGGCTCAGATCCCCCTCAGGGTTATGCAGGAATCATTGGAGATCATGAAATTGGCTGCTCGCATGGCTGAGATCGGTAATCAAAATTCTTTATCTGATGCCGGAGTCGCCGTGCTTCAGGCCAGGGCTGGCTTGGAAGGTGCAGCCATGAATGTTCTAATCAACATTCCAGGAATAGATGACCAGTCTGTGGTTACAGATCTTGGAAAACAAGTCGCTGATTTAAGGTCAGATGCTAAGAAAATATCTGAAAAAGCCCTCTCAGCAATGAATACCAAACTCCTGACTCCCAGCTCCTGA